A portion of the Stigmatopora argus isolate UIUO_Sarg chromosome 15, RoL_Sarg_1.0, whole genome shotgun sequence genome contains these proteins:
- the hspa4l gene encoding heat shock 70 kDa protein 4L: MSVVGIDVGFLNCYIAVARSGGIETIANEYSDRCTPACVSFAAKNRIIGNAAKSQMVTNFKNTVHGFKRFHGRAFDDPFVQAEKSKLPYSLHKLPDGTTGVKVRYLDEDKVFTVQQITGMLLSKLKETSEGALKKPVVDCVVSVPCFFTDSERRSVLDATQIAGLNCLRLINDTTAVALAYGIYKQDLPTPEEKPRHVVFVDMGHSSYQVAITSFNKGKLKVLATAFDPYLGGRNFDEALVNYFCEEFKVKYKLLVRDNPRAVLRLHQECEKLKKLMSANSSDLPLNIECFMNDIDVSSRMNRGHFEEMCAQYLMRVEMPLKTALEHSKLSRDDIYSVEIVGGATRMPSIKDRIAKFFGKDVSTTLNADEAVARGSALQCAILSPAFKVREFSITDAVPFPITLRWKAPTEDGLGECEVFSKNHAAPFSKVITFHKKEPFDLEAFYNCPQELPYPDCRIGCFSVQNVVPQPDGDSSKVKVKVRFNVHGIFSVSSASLIEKQKGEGEDVQMDAEPILQNEGRVEEQIKMQVDQEMQNQADQQNEDNACTNKEVVGEKQDPAAEAGSKAKVKVKSADLPIVASNIRQLDSEVLCNFVNFERHMIVQDKQVKEANDAKNSVEEYVYDLRNKLCGIYEKYITEEDSNRLTLLLEDTENWLYEEGEDQSKNVYVEKLDALKSLGQPIQERHREHEDRPKAFEELGKRLQYYMKFVDAYKQKDERYLHVAVEDVNTVEKCLNDSMVWMNGKINVQSKLAVTQDPAVKVADIIAKIQEVQDVCAAVINRSKPAAAETHEVIDQNNGAPDNGPAAKQGQDGAGDAKGGQHTKHTAKEMEVD, translated from the exons ATGTCAGTAGTCGGCATTGATGTGGGTTTTCTTAACTGCTACATCGCCGTGGCCAGGAGCGGTGGTATTGAAACCATCGCTAACGAATACAGTGACAGATGCACGCC GGCTTGTGTGTCTTTTGCCGCCAAAAACCGCATCATCGGAAATGCTGCCAAAAGCCAA ATGGTAACAAACTTCAAAAACACAGTTCATGGCTTTAAGAGGTTCCACGGGAGAGCGTTTGATGATCCATTTGTGCAAGCGGAAAAGAGCAAACTTCCTTACAGTTTGCATAAATTGCCCGATGGAACAACGGGGGTTAAG GTGCGCTATCTGGACGAAGATAAAGTGTTCACAGTGCAGCAAATAACGGGAATGCTGCTCAGCAAGCTGAAGGAGACGTCCGAGGGCGCTCTAAAGAAACCTGTGGTGGACTGCGTAGTATCC GTCCCCTGCTTTTTTACAGATAGTGAACGGCGCTCCGTGTTGGATGCAACGCAAATTGCGGGGCTCAACTGTTTAAGGCTAATAAATGACACCACCGCAG TTGCTTTAGCTTATGGGATCTACAAACAGGACCTCCCCACTCCAGAGGAGAAGCCTCGCCATGTTGTATTTGTGGATATGGGACATTCATCTTATCAGGTGGCCATCACGTCTTTCAACAAAGGCAAATTGAAG GTTCTTGCCACAGCGTTCGACCCTTACCTGGGTGGGCGTAATTTTGACGAAGCCTTGGTCAATTACTTCTGCGAGGAGTTCAAAGTCAAGTACAAGCTGCTGGTGCGAGACAACCCCAGGGCCGTACTACGTCTGCACCAGGAATGCGAGAAGCTCAAGAAGCTCATGAGCGCCAACTCTTCCGACCTGCCTCTCAACATCGAGTGCTTCATGAACGACATTGACGTTTCCAGCAGGATGAACAG GGGCCATTTTGAAGAGATGTGCGCCCAGTATTTAATGCGTGTGGAGATGCCGCTGAAGACCGCCCTGGAACATTCCA AGCTGAGCCGAGACGACATCTACTCTGTGGAGATCGTAGGAGGCGCCACGAGAATGCCGTCCATTAAAGACCGGATCGCAAAGTTCTTCGGCAAAGACGTCAGCACCACACTCAACGCTGACGAGGCTGTCGCCAGAGGCTCCGCCCTTCAG TGCGCGATATTGTCTCCGGCGTTTAAAGTTCGGGAGTTCTCCATCACTGATGCTGTTCCCTTCCCTATTACCCTGCGCTGGAAAGCACCAACAGAGGACGGACTCGG agAATGTGAGGTATTCAGTAAGAATCACGCTGCGCCCTTTTCCAAAGTGATCACCTTTCATAAGAAGGAGCCTTTTGACCTTGAAGCCTTTTACAACTGCCCTCAAGAACTTCCATATCCCGACTGTAGGATAG GGTGCTTTTCAGTCCAGAATGTGGTGCCACAGCCAGACGGAGACAGCTCCAAAGTGAAGGTCAAGGTTCGTTTTAATGTCCACGGCATCTTTAGCGTGTCCAGTGCCTCTTTAATCGAGAAGCAGAAAGGAGAAGGGGAAGACGTGCAGATGGATGCCGAGCCCATTTTGCAGAACGAAGGCAGAGTTGAGGAGCAG ATCAAAATGCAGGTCGATCAAGAAATGCAAAACCAAGCAGACCAGCAAAATGAAGACAATGCGTGCACCAATAAG GAGGTTGTTGGGGAGAAACAGGATCCGGCAGCGGAAGCAGGGAGCAAAGCCAAAGTCAAGGTGAAGAGTGCCGACCTGCCCATTGTGGCCAGCAATATTAGACAGCTTGACAGCGAGGTGCTTTGCAACTTTGTCAACTTTGAG CGACATATGATCGTGCAAGACAAACAGGTGAAAGAGGCGAATGATGCTAAAAATTCTGTGGAAGAATATGTCTACGATCTGCGCAACAAACTTTGTGGCATCTACGAAAAGTATATCACTGAGGAA GATAGCAACAGGTTGACGCTGCTTCTGGAGGACACCGAGAACTGGCTGTATGAGGAAGGGGAGGATCAATCCAAAAATGTCTATGTGGAAAAACTGGATGCCCTCAAG AGTTTGGGTCAACCTATTCAAGAACGACACAGAGAGCACGAAGACCGGCCAAAGGCTTTTGAGGAGCTTGGCAAGAGGCTACAATACTACATGAAGTTTGTGGACGCTTACAAACAGAAG GATGAGCGTTACCTCCATGTCGCTGTGGAAGATGTCAACACCGTGGAGAAGTGTTTGAATGACAGCATGGTGTGGATGAACGGCAAGATCAATGTACAGAGTAAACTGGCCGTCACTCAAGATCCAGCCGTCAAAGTAGCAGATATCATTGCTAAAATACAG GAAGTCCAGGACGTGTGCGCAGCGGTGATCAACAGGTCCAAGCCCGCAGCGGCGGAGACGCACGAGGTGATCGACCAAAACAACGGCGCTCCCGATAACGGGCCGGCCGCCAAGCAAGGCCAAGACGGCGCCGGGGACGCCAAAGGCGGTCAGCacaccaaacacacagccaAGGAGATGGAAGTGGACTAA
- the plk4 gene encoding serine/threonine-protein kinase PLK4 isoform X2, whose protein sequence is MSDPIGDRIEDFKVLTLLGKGSYGCVYRAKSIKTGLEVAIKTIDKKSMHQVKMVQRVTSEVEIHCRLKHPSILELYTCFEDDNYVYMVLEMCHNGAMHNYLKERKAPFTEEEARHFMHQIVKGMIYLHTHSILHRDLSLSNLLLTHNMNLKIADFGLATQLEHPNEKHFTMCGTPNYISPEVATRSAHGLESDIWSLGCMFYTFLKGHPPFDTNTAKHTLSKVVIGHYEMPANVSPQARDLIHRLLQKDPAHRLGLSEVLDHPFMTRRAPGGAKEPGRGASGSTDSGINTISTGCTSSSSGRSTRRTRRVVGPTLPDRAAAGPPRTRFEDRERCTERRRHPLDRFHDEGGAPYEEQPHGGFLRRAHSSDRYGSSGPLRGLSEQDRCHSDESQAGFGRPLFPSASAPHTFSEQGRISSPPVKQSANAAYYLSTQTHPPNPHYRDTGEIKDWHNYEGGSRRPVDRSAQGSGIGWHGDGASVSWKEAPAGRVADPHGSLRTHRAAGLDGFRGEEVPGAHLRPLGDQPPPRLPPIREKKALRDTVPPLCTARLKPFRQKTKSSVVSILDTGEVCMEYYKNHNGQERVKEVVRISPDGLMVTIDQPRGAKSFSVLDCSTAPTDNTLICSYGDLPEKYWNKYQYASKMVQLVKSKTPKVSLYTTYGKVILMENSPAADLEVRFYDGAKSHKTAELLRVVEKSGKSYTVKGEAGLSGLSAECRVYAQQSERGHALCLSLEAAMEQEERRCPNKVTFFPIIIGRPPTPLPSSPLSSHPPQVSPSMSSVFSSAVRSKSSPACRDGSQNASEKIILKDVGYASPEKDGEFSLHFLDGSQLRLIGGLTVYTSPAGRVSRYGENEKLPPDVHEKVVALKGVLDSFTRVPQAH, encoded by the exons ATGAGCGATCCAATCGGCGATAGAATTGAG GATTTCAAAGTCCTCACCCTCCTGGGCAAAGGCTCGTATGGCTGCGTTTACCGGGCCAAGTCTATCAAGACGGGCCTAGAGGTTGCCATCAAAACG ATTGACAAGAAGTCAATGCACCAAGTGAAAATGGTCCAGCGCGTGACCAGCGAAGTGGAGATTCACTGCCGTTTAAAACACCCTTCGATACTCGAG CTGTACACTTGCTTCGAAGACGATAACTACGTGTACATGGTGTTGGAGATGTGCCATAATGGGGCGATGCACAACTACCTGAAAGAGCGCAAGGCGCCATTTACTGAGGAGGAAG CAAGACACTTCATGCATCAGATAGTGAAAGGAATGATCTACTTGCACACTCACTCCATCTTGCACCGAGATCTAAGTTTGTCCAACCTGCTGCTCACCCACAACATGAACTTGAAGATCGCCGACTTCGGCCTGGCCACTCAGCTGGAGCACCCCAACGAGAAGCACTTCACCATGTGCGGGACCCCCAATTACATCTCCCCCGAGGTGGCCACGCGCAGCGCTCACGGCCTGGAGTCGGACATCTGGTCCCTGGGGTGCATGTTCTACACCTTCCTCAAGGGCCACCCCCCCTTCGACACCAACACGGCCAAGCACACGCTGTCCAAGGTGGTCATCGGCCACTACGAGATGCCCGCCAACGTCTCCCCGCAGGCCCGGGACCTCATTCACCGGCTCCTGCAGAAAGATCCCGCCCATCGGCTCGGCCTCTCGGAGGTGCTGGATCATCCTTTCATGACCCGGAGGGCGCCGGGCGGGGCCAAAGAGCCCGGACGGGGCGCCTCCGGCTCCACGGACAGCGGCATCAACACCATCTCCACGGGCTGCACCTCCTCCTCGTCGGGAAGAAGCACCCGGAGGACCCGGCGCGTCGTCGGCCCGACCCTCCCGGACCGCGCCGCCGCCGGTCCTCCCCGGACCCGTTTTGAGGACAGAGAACGCTGCACGGAGCGACGCCGGCACCCCCTGGACAGGTTCCACGATGAGGGCGGGGCTCCTTACGAAGAGCAGCCCCACGGCGGGTTCCTGCGTAGAGCCCACTCGTCCGATCGCTACGGCTCCTCCGGACCGCTCAGGGGTCTTTCGGAGCAGGACCGGTGTCACTCGGACGAATCCCAGGCGGGCTTCGGGAGACCCCTCTTCCCCTCGGCCTCCGCTCCTCATACATTCTCCGAACAGGGGCGGATATCTTCGCCTCCCGTCAAGCAGTCTGCCAA cgctGCATACTATTTATCGACACAAACGCACCCGCCGAACCCCCACTACAGAGATACGGGGGAAATTAAAGACTGGCACAATTATGAAG GCGGCAGTCGGAGACCCGTCGACAGGAGCGCTCAAGGTAGCGGCATCGGTTGGCACGGCGACGGGGCAAGCGTCTCGTGGAAAGAAGCCCCCGCCGGCCGGGTGGCCGACCCCCACGGCAGCCTGCGCACCCACCGCGCCGCTGGCTTAGATGGCTTCCGGGGAGAGGAGGTGCCCGGAGCCCACCTCAGACCTCTTGGCGACCAACCCCCGCCCCGCCTGCCCCCcatcagggaaaaaaaagcattgagaGACACGGTCCCGCCTCTGTGCACCGCCAGATTGAAGCCCTTCAGACAGAAGACCAAGAGCAGCGTC GTGAGCATCTTGGACACGGGGGAGGTGTGCATGGAGTACTACAAGAACCACAATGGACAGGAGAGGGTCAAGGAGGTGGTTCGGATTTCTCCCGATGGTTTAATG GTGACCATTGACCAGCCCCGTGGCGCTAAGAGTTTTTCCGTGCTCGACTGCTCAACCGCCCCAACAGATAATACACTCATTTGTAGCTACGGGGATCTTCCAG AAAAGTACTGGAATAAGTACCAGTACGCCTCCAAGATGGTGCAGCTGGTCAAGTCCAAGACGCCCAAGGTGAGCCTTTACACCACGTACGGCAAGGTCATCCTGATGGAGAACTCGCCCGCCGCCGACCTGGAGGTCCGCTTTTACGACG GCGCCAAGAGCCACAAAACGGCGGAGCTGCTCCGCGTGGTGGAGAAGAGCGGCAAGTCGTACACGGTGAAGGGCGAGGCGGGCTTGAGCGGCCTGAGCGCCGAGTGCCGCGTCTACGCCCAGCAGTCGGAGCGAGGCCACGCCCTGTGCCTGTCGCTGGAGGCCGCCATGGAGCAGGAGGAGCGCCGCTGCCCCAATAAAGTCACTTTCTTCCCCATCATCATCGGAAG gCCCCCAACCCCTTTGCCGTCGTCACCACTTTCCTCCCATCCTCCTCAAGTTTCCCCTTCG ATGAGCTCCGTCTTCAGCTCGGCCGTCCGGAGCAAAAGCTCCCCGGCGTGTCGGGACGGGTCGCAAAACGCCAGCGAGAAAATTATCTTAAAGGACGTGGGCTACGCCTCCCCG GAGAAGGACGGAGAGTTCAGCTTGCACTTCCTGGACGGCTCTCAACTGCGGTTGATTGGCGGGCTCACCGTGTACACCTCCCCCGCGGGCCGCGTGTCCAG GTACGGGGAGAACGAGAAGCTTCCCCCGGACGTCCACGAGAAAGTTGTGGCCCTCAAAGGCGTCCTGGACAGCTTTACCAGGGTGCCACAAGCTCATTAG
- the LOC144089896 gene encoding inositol-tetrakisphosphate 1-kinase-like, which translates to MQTFLKGRRVGYWLSEKKMKKLNFQAFADLCRKRGIEVIQLDLKQPLEEQGPLDVIIHKLTDLILEADQNDSQAVLLVQRVQDYIDAHPETIVLDPLPAIRTLLDRCKSYQLIHRIESCMQDERIRSPPFMVLNSECSPDVLDSIRKHGLTFPFICKTRVAHGTNSHEMAIIFSEEDLKDVKPPCVIQSFINHNAVLYKVFVVGDSYTLVERPSLKNFPAGPADRKAIFFNSHNVSKPESSSDLTSRDNVEGVSPPPSDDVIRELSRSLRQALGVSLFGIDVIINNQTGQHAVIDVNAFPGYEGVPEFFDDLLEHIGAVLQSRVEPAPAGDAGLKSGRRPRLGCSSPNFQQHCVSAMAAKASSQ; encoded by the exons GAAAAGAGGGATAGAGGTTATTCAG TTGGACCTCAAGCAGCCCCTGGAGGAGCAAGGTCCCCTGGATGTCATCATCCACAAACTGACCGACCTCATCCTGGAGGCTGACCAGAACGATTCTCAGGCTGTGTTGCTGGTGCAAAGAGTGCAG GACTACATCGACGCCCACCCCGAGACCATCGTTCTTGACCCGCTGCCAGCTATCAGGACTCTGTTGGACCGCTGCAAGTCTTACCAGCTCATCCACAGGATAGAAAGCTGTATGCAAG ACGAGAGGATTCGCTCTCCTCCGTTCATGGTCCTCAACAGCGAGTGCAGCCCGGATGTGCTGGACTCCATCCGGAAGCACGGACTCACGTTTCCCTTTA TTTGCAAAACCCGAGTGGCTCATGGAACCAATTCCCATGAG ATGGCCATTATCTTCAGCGAGGAGGACCTGAAGGACGTGAAACCCCCTTGCGTCATCCAGAGTTTCATCAACCACAACGCCGTGCTCTACAAGGTGTTTGTGGTGGGGGATTCCTACACGTTGGTGGAGAGACCCTCTCTCAAGAATTTCCCCGCCGGGCCCGCCG acagGAAAGCCATTTTCTTCAACAGCCACAACGTTTCCAAACCCGAATCGTCCTCGGACTTGACCTCG AGGGACAACGTGGAAGGCGTGTCACCCCCTCCCAGCGACGACGTCATCCGAGAACTCTCCAGGTCCTTGCGGCAGGCCCTGGGCGTGTCCCTCTTCGGCATCgacgtcatcatcaacaaccaAACCGGCCAGCACGCCGTCATCGACGTCAACGCCTTCCCAG GTTACGAAGGCGTCCCCGAGTTCTTCGACGACCTCCTGGAGCACATCGGCGCCGTCCTCCAGAGCCGCGTCGAGCCGGCCCCCGCCGGCGACGCGGGACTGAAAAGTGGGCGTCGCCCGCGGCTGGGCTGCAGCTCGCCCAACTTCCAGCAGCACTGCGTGTCGGCCATGGCCGCCAAAGCCTCGTCGCAGTGA
- the plk4 gene encoding serine/threonine-protein kinase PLK4 isoform X1: MSLAGAANCICLGAWVRLASRLVSSMRLDGDGTYFRLLDWSKDDRCRFCFTREINIEDFKVLTLLGKGSYGCVYRAKSIKTGLEVAIKTIDKKSMHQVKMVQRVTSEVEIHCRLKHPSILELYTCFEDDNYVYMVLEMCHNGAMHNYLKERKAPFTEEEARHFMHQIVKGMIYLHTHSILHRDLSLSNLLLTHNMNLKIADFGLATQLEHPNEKHFTMCGTPNYISPEVATRSAHGLESDIWSLGCMFYTFLKGHPPFDTNTAKHTLSKVVIGHYEMPANVSPQARDLIHRLLQKDPAHRLGLSEVLDHPFMTRRAPGGAKEPGRGASGSTDSGINTISTGCTSSSSGRSTRRTRRVVGPTLPDRAAAGPPRTRFEDRERCTERRRHPLDRFHDEGGAPYEEQPHGGFLRRAHSSDRYGSSGPLRGLSEQDRCHSDESQAGFGRPLFPSASAPHTFSEQGRISSPPVKQSANAAYYLSTQTHPPNPHYRDTGEIKDWHNYEGGSRRPVDRSAQGSGIGWHGDGASVSWKEAPAGRVADPHGSLRTHRAAGLDGFRGEEVPGAHLRPLGDQPPPRLPPIREKKALRDTVPPLCTARLKPFRQKTKSSVVSILDTGEVCMEYYKNHNGQERVKEVVRISPDGLMVTIDQPRGAKSFSVLDCSTAPTDNTLICSYGDLPEKYWNKYQYASKMVQLVKSKTPKVSLYTTYGKVILMENSPAADLEVRFYDGAKSHKTAELLRVVEKSGKSYTVKGEAGLSGLSAECRVYAQQSERGHALCLSLEAAMEQEERRCPNKVTFFPIIIGRPPTPLPSSPLSSHPPQVSPSMSSVFSSAVRSKSSPACRDGSQNASEKIILKDVGYASPEKDGEFSLHFLDGSQLRLIGGLTVYTSPAGRVSRYGENEKLPPDVHEKVVALKGVLDSFTRVPQAH; encoded by the exons ATGTCGTTGGCCGGTGCTGCCAATTGCATTTGTTTGGGCGCCTGGGTTCGACTTGCAAGCCGGCTTGTGTCCAGCATGCGGCTCGATGGAGACGGCACTTATTTCAGGCTTCTCGACTGGAGTAAAGATGATCGATGTCGATTCTGTTTTACTCGCGAGATCAATATTGAG GATTTCAAAGTCCTCACCCTCCTGGGCAAAGGCTCGTATGGCTGCGTTTACCGGGCCAAGTCTATCAAGACGGGCCTAGAGGTTGCCATCAAAACG ATTGACAAGAAGTCAATGCACCAAGTGAAAATGGTCCAGCGCGTGACCAGCGAAGTGGAGATTCACTGCCGTTTAAAACACCCTTCGATACTCGAG CTGTACACTTGCTTCGAAGACGATAACTACGTGTACATGGTGTTGGAGATGTGCCATAATGGGGCGATGCACAACTACCTGAAAGAGCGCAAGGCGCCATTTACTGAGGAGGAAG CAAGACACTTCATGCATCAGATAGTGAAAGGAATGATCTACTTGCACACTCACTCCATCTTGCACCGAGATCTAAGTTTGTCCAACCTGCTGCTCACCCACAACATGAACTTGAAGATCGCCGACTTCGGCCTGGCCACTCAGCTGGAGCACCCCAACGAGAAGCACTTCACCATGTGCGGGACCCCCAATTACATCTCCCCCGAGGTGGCCACGCGCAGCGCTCACGGCCTGGAGTCGGACATCTGGTCCCTGGGGTGCATGTTCTACACCTTCCTCAAGGGCCACCCCCCCTTCGACACCAACACGGCCAAGCACACGCTGTCCAAGGTGGTCATCGGCCACTACGAGATGCCCGCCAACGTCTCCCCGCAGGCCCGGGACCTCATTCACCGGCTCCTGCAGAAAGATCCCGCCCATCGGCTCGGCCTCTCGGAGGTGCTGGATCATCCTTTCATGACCCGGAGGGCGCCGGGCGGGGCCAAAGAGCCCGGACGGGGCGCCTCCGGCTCCACGGACAGCGGCATCAACACCATCTCCACGGGCTGCACCTCCTCCTCGTCGGGAAGAAGCACCCGGAGGACCCGGCGCGTCGTCGGCCCGACCCTCCCGGACCGCGCCGCCGCCGGTCCTCCCCGGACCCGTTTTGAGGACAGAGAACGCTGCACGGAGCGACGCCGGCACCCCCTGGACAGGTTCCACGATGAGGGCGGGGCTCCTTACGAAGAGCAGCCCCACGGCGGGTTCCTGCGTAGAGCCCACTCGTCCGATCGCTACGGCTCCTCCGGACCGCTCAGGGGTCTTTCGGAGCAGGACCGGTGTCACTCGGACGAATCCCAGGCGGGCTTCGGGAGACCCCTCTTCCCCTCGGCCTCCGCTCCTCATACATTCTCCGAACAGGGGCGGATATCTTCGCCTCCCGTCAAGCAGTCTGCCAA cgctGCATACTATTTATCGACACAAACGCACCCGCCGAACCCCCACTACAGAGATACGGGGGAAATTAAAGACTGGCACAATTATGAAG GCGGCAGTCGGAGACCCGTCGACAGGAGCGCTCAAGGTAGCGGCATCGGTTGGCACGGCGACGGGGCAAGCGTCTCGTGGAAAGAAGCCCCCGCCGGCCGGGTGGCCGACCCCCACGGCAGCCTGCGCACCCACCGCGCCGCTGGCTTAGATGGCTTCCGGGGAGAGGAGGTGCCCGGAGCCCACCTCAGACCTCTTGGCGACCAACCCCCGCCCCGCCTGCCCCCcatcagggaaaaaaaagcattgagaGACACGGTCCCGCCTCTGTGCACCGCCAGATTGAAGCCCTTCAGACAGAAGACCAAGAGCAGCGTC GTGAGCATCTTGGACACGGGGGAGGTGTGCATGGAGTACTACAAGAACCACAATGGACAGGAGAGGGTCAAGGAGGTGGTTCGGATTTCTCCCGATGGTTTAATG GTGACCATTGACCAGCCCCGTGGCGCTAAGAGTTTTTCCGTGCTCGACTGCTCAACCGCCCCAACAGATAATACACTCATTTGTAGCTACGGGGATCTTCCAG AAAAGTACTGGAATAAGTACCAGTACGCCTCCAAGATGGTGCAGCTGGTCAAGTCCAAGACGCCCAAGGTGAGCCTTTACACCACGTACGGCAAGGTCATCCTGATGGAGAACTCGCCCGCCGCCGACCTGGAGGTCCGCTTTTACGACG GCGCCAAGAGCCACAAAACGGCGGAGCTGCTCCGCGTGGTGGAGAAGAGCGGCAAGTCGTACACGGTGAAGGGCGAGGCGGGCTTGAGCGGCCTGAGCGCCGAGTGCCGCGTCTACGCCCAGCAGTCGGAGCGAGGCCACGCCCTGTGCCTGTCGCTGGAGGCCGCCATGGAGCAGGAGGAGCGCCGCTGCCCCAATAAAGTCACTTTCTTCCCCATCATCATCGGAAG gCCCCCAACCCCTTTGCCGTCGTCACCACTTTCCTCCCATCCTCCTCAAGTTTCCCCTTCG ATGAGCTCCGTCTTCAGCTCGGCCGTCCGGAGCAAAAGCTCCCCGGCGTGTCGGGACGGGTCGCAAAACGCCAGCGAGAAAATTATCTTAAAGGACGTGGGCTACGCCTCCCCG GAGAAGGACGGAGAGTTCAGCTTGCACTTCCTGGACGGCTCTCAACTGCGGTTGATTGGCGGGCTCACCGTGTACACCTCCCCCGCGGGCCGCGTGTCCAG GTACGGGGAGAACGAGAAGCTTCCCCCGGACGTCCACGAGAAAGTTGTGGCCCTCAAAGGCGTCCTGGACAGCTTTACCAGGGTGCCACAAGCTCATTAG